GTTACTGGAAAAATTGATCAGGGGATTGTAGGAAATATCTTCCCTTTTATTTGTGTTGATGATAATTAATCATAAATTATATTGTTAATAACTATTTATTAATATGCTATTTTTTCCCTAAAACTAAAAAATGAGTTTGATTATCTATTTTATTTGTTATATTAGTTTTTATAATTTTTAACTTATAAAATTTAGCTGAAATTTTATTTCCTATAGCTGCCAAGTTTTTAAATGAACTTTTTTTGATATATTCCATAGCAAATGAAGAACTCGAACAATATTTTATTTCCCATTTAGGAAATTTATTCATAAAAATACTACATTGTTTAAATGGTTCAACATGACTAAAAACTTTTTTTATTTCATGTAAAGTTATATTTCTTTTATTAGTTACTAAACAATGTTTTATCGGTAATTTAAATTTTTTTTTTATATATAAAAAAAAAATATTACTTTTAAATAAAGTTAAAACTTCTTTTATTAATCCTGTACAATTATTGTATATAGGAATAATTGCAAAATTAATAATTCC
This is a stretch of genomic DNA from Enterobacteriaceae endosymbiont of Donacia vulgaris. It encodes these proteins:
- a CDS encoding prephenate dehydratase domain-containing protein gives rise to the protein MSKIIKQNISSDKNNNIIIDYNIKNFLKEKPQKKYYKSIAFLGPKGSYSYLAVKTYINNTFFQKTLINISCQNFTEIFLYLKIGIINFAIIPIYNNCTGLIKEVLTLFKSNIFFLYIKKKFKLPIKHCLVTNKRNITLHEIKKVFSHVEPFKQCSIFMNKFPKWEIKYCSSSSFAMEYIKKSSFKNLAAIGNKISAKFYKLKIIKTNITNKIDNQTHFLVLGKK